The following are encoded together in the Arcobacter aquimarinus genome:
- a CDS encoding sensor histidine kinase, producing the protein MVIDLTRSEKTTFFRFLFLYLASSLILMLFVAFFYYQNEKTLYIDLVKSNMQNIISKASNEVIVSHMMQQKFDKEKYLNSNEYKISFYDKNQNFLFGNLKENIDFSSKFIFNDNYLILIDTSTVGHLGIEYIVLKDSSLMKKIEELKFSIITIFVFSYLFISIVGIYLAKLFLKPIKEERIKLNNFIKDTTHELNTPISAIIMSTQNENLNAKQIERIRLSANRISEIYKDLTFIFLENKQKIIHLEELDLSIIIKEQIDSFEPLYLKKKLEVIYKLEPTVFEINKDDFIRLFNNLFSNAIKYNKMNGKIEIVLENRVLSVKDTGIGINKEKLKDIYKRYYRATNQSGGFGLGLNIVNMICKTYNIKVEVNSLENKGTIFNLEFK; encoded by the coding sequence TTGGTTATAGATTTAACAAGAAGTGAAAAAACTACATTTTTTAGGTTTTTATTTTTATATTTAGCTTCTTCATTAATTTTAATGCTTTTTGTTGCATTTTTTTATTATCAAAATGAAAAAACACTCTATATTGATTTAGTAAAATCAAATATGCAAAATATAATATCTAAAGCTTCAAATGAAGTTATTGTTTCACATATGATGCAACAAAAATTTGATAAAGAAAAATATTTAAATTCAAATGAATATAAAATATCTTTTTATGATAAAAATCAAAATTTTCTTTTTGGAAATCTAAAAGAAAATATTGATTTTTCATCAAAATTTATTTTTAATGATAATTATCTGATTTTAATTGACACTTCAACTGTCGGGCATTTAGGAATTGAGTATATTGTTTTAAAAGATTCAAGTTTGATGAAAAAGATTGAAGAACTAAAATTCTCAATTATTACAATATTTGTATTCTCTTATTTGTTTATTTCTATTGTAGGAATTTATTTGGCAAAACTTTTTTTAAAGCCTATAAAAGAAGAAAGAATTAAATTAAATAATTTTATAAAAGATACTACTCATGAATTAAATACCCCTATAAGCGCTATTATTATGTCTACTCAAAATGAAAATTTAAATGCTAAACAAATAGAAAGAATAAGATTGAGTGCAAATAGAATATCAGAAATTTATAAAGATTTAACATTTATTTTTTTAGAAAACAAACAAAAAATAATACATTTAGAAGAGTTAGATTTATCCATAATAATAAAAGAACAAATTGATAGTTTTGAACCTTTATATTTGAAAAAAAAATTAGAAGTTATTTATAAACTTGAACCTACAGTTTTTGAAATAAATAAAGATGATTTTATACGATTATTTAATAATCTTTTTTCAAATGCAATAAAATATAATAAAATGAATGGAAAGATAGAAATAGTGTTGGAAAATAGAGTTTTAAGTGTAAAAGACACAGGAATTGGTATAAATAAAGAGAAATTAAAAGATATATACAAACGCTATTATCGTGCCACAAACCAAAGTGGTGGCTTTGGTTTGGGTTTGAATATTGTAAATATGATTTGCAAAACTTATAATATAAAAGTTGAAGTTAATTCTTTAGAAAATAAAGGAACAATTTTCAATTTAGAATTTAAATAG
- a CDS encoding FixH family protein: MKNLLKMMMVLLISVSFLKAELVEQSGEKDGYDVILTTKKSLVVGDNEFFVELQKDEKVVTTAKVKAKFFMPEMPGMPYMEYEDNAVLENGIYKMEINFSMGGTWQYHIKFKTDDGIVHTIRGSVNL; the protein is encoded by the coding sequence ATGAAAAATTTATTAAAAATGATGATGGTTTTATTAATATCTGTATCTTTTTTAAAAGCAGAATTGGTAGAACAATCAGGTGAGAAAGATGGTTATGATGTTATTTTAACAACAAAAAAATCTTTAGTTGTAGGAGATAATGAATTTTTTGTAGAGTTACAAAAAGATGAAAAAGTAGTTACAACAGCAAAAGTAAAAGCGAAGTTTTTTATGCCAGAAATGCCAGGAATGCCTTATATGGAATATGAAGATAATGCAGTTTTAGAAAATGGAATTTATAAAATGGAAATAAACTTTTCTATGGGTGGAACTTGGCAATATCATATAAAGTTTAAAACAGATGATGGAATTGTTCATACTATTAGAGGAAGTGTGAATTTATAA
- a CDS encoding TolC family protein, giving the protein MIKILLSSFLASSLLSAITIDELVSKSIEKNIDLRGLEKSIQVANEQIKVSKNWKNPMLALKTNEIMLDKPLSNQKMYGVELSQVIPVGSKLDIEESIAKKDKNIQIFSLEDKKLELEAKIYEYSYTILILEKRYEILEYYQKNLDKLESLYNSLYKYQKASLNEILNTQISKLDLQIELENLKTSIDNAYLNLEQISYEKIENINEKLSLKPISKEFIESDLLTHPKVKVLEENSLKYKQIAKLEEANKFSEVTLSVEYMQNKEQDFANISVAIPLPIYKTENLNKVKANLNSNETNDRLQSLLHNLRLQNKIYLNSLNQSAKNYELIQKEIIPLKVKIQKNLENYNSFDLIKPQDNITNLNELLNYEIKALEEALKYYEAYSQIIYFSNKGIK; this is encoded by the coding sequence ATGATAAAGATATTACTAAGTTCATTTCTTGCAAGTTCACTATTAAGTGCTATAACAATAGATGAACTTGTAAGTAAAAGTATTGAAAAAAATATTGATTTAAGAGGGCTTGAAAAGTCTATTCAAGTAGCAAATGAACAGATTAAAGTTTCAAAAAATTGGAAGAATCCAATGCTTGCACTTAAAACAAATGAAATAATGCTTGATAAACCTTTATCAAATCAAAAAATGTATGGAGTTGAACTCTCTCAGGTTATTCCTGTTGGGAGTAAACTTGATATTGAAGAGAGTATTGCAAAAAAAGATAAAAATATTCAGATATTTTCTCTTGAAGACAAAAAATTAGAGTTAGAAGCAAAAATATATGAATATAGTTATACTATTTTAATCCTGGAAAAAAGGTATGAAATATTAGAATATTATCAAAAAAACTTAGATAAATTGGAAAGCTTATATAATTCTTTGTATAAGTATCAAAAAGCTTCATTAAATGAGATTTTAAATACACAAATTTCAAAATTAGATTTACAAATAGAACTTGAAAATCTTAAAACTTCAATAGATAATGCATATTTAAATTTAGAACAAATAAGTTATGAAAAAATTGAGAATATAAATGAGAAATTAAGTTTAAAACCTATTTCAAAGGAATTTATAGAAAGTGATTTGTTAACTCATCCAAAAGTAAAAGTATTAGAAGAGAATAGTTTAAAATATAAACAAATTGCAAAACTTGAAGAAGCTAATAAATTTTCTGAAGTAACTTTAAGTGTTGAATATATGCAAAATAAAGAGCAAGATTTTGCAAATATAAGTGTTGCAATTCCACTACCTATTTATAAAACAGAAAATTTAAATAAAGTAAAAGCAAACCTAAATTCAAATGAAACAAATGATAGATTACAAAGTCTTTTGCATAATCTTAGATTACAAAATAAAATATATTTAAACAGTTTAAATCAAAGTGCAAAAAATTATGAATTGATTCAAAAAGAGATTATCCCTTTAAAAGTAAAAATTCAAAAGAATTTAGAAAATTATAATAGTTTTGATTTGATAAAACCACAAGATAACATAACAAATTTGAATGAATTACTTAATTATGAAATAAAAGCTTTAGAAGAGGCTTTGAAATATTATGAAGCATATTCACAAATAATTTATTTTTCAAATAAGGGAATAAAATGA
- a CDS encoding efflux RND transporter periplasmic adaptor subunit yields MIKIITICTLLFTTFLNADTLDAKQLFNKKIVKVKKENLSVNKSFYGITKIDESSLVDIVSRFDGYITKLYANKSYMSIKKNEPLYSIYSEDIMSIQNELQVAKDFNKNIYNSTLLRLGNLDISKQNQQKIKEGKLDSKGLVVTSNVDGILVAKNINNKSFVQKGANLLQLADLQTIWFVASIYQDDLAFVKNNSNANITIDGIDKEIKTKVDFIYPIFDENSKTVDVRFILDNKELNLLPSMFGKVDIEVNKSSKLTLPKTAVLKKASDYFVFKQINAQEFEPIKIKANRISSNKYEILEGLQENDEVINNALFLLDSDAVTNALYETDNEDW; encoded by the coding sequence ATGATAAAAATAATAACAATATGTACCCTACTTTTTACTACATTTTTGAATGCAGATACGTTAGATGCTAAACAGTTATTTAATAAAAAAATAGTAAAAGTTAAAAAAGAGAATCTATCTGTAAACAAAAGTTTTTATGGAATTACAAAAATAGATGAATCCTCATTAGTTGATATCGTGAGTAGATTTGATGGATATATTACAAAATTATATGCAAATAAAAGCTATATGAGTATCAAAAAAAATGAGCCTTTGTATTCTATTTATTCAGAAGATATTATGTCTATTCAAAATGAGTTGCAAGTTGCAAAAGATTTTAATAAAAATATATATAACTCAACTTTGTTAAGATTAGGAAATCTTGATATTTCAAAACAGAATCAGCAAAAAATAAAAGAAGGAAAATTAGATTCAAAAGGTTTAGTGGTTACCTCAAATGTTGATGGTATCTTGGTTGCAAAAAATATAAATAATAAAAGTTTTGTTCAAAAAGGAGCAAATTTATTACAACTTGCAGATTTACAGACTATTTGGTTTGTTGCATCTATTTATCAAGATGATTTAGCCTTTGTTAAAAATAATAGTAATGCAAATATAACTATAGATGGAATAGATAAAGAGATAAAAACAAAAGTTGATTTTATTTACCCTATTTTTGATGAAAATAGTAAAACGGTTGATGTAAGATTTATACTAGATAATAAAGAGCTAAATTTACTTCCTAGTATGTTTGGAAAAGTTGATATTGAAGTAAATAAAAGTTCAAAATTAACTCTTCCAAAAACAGCCGTTTTAAAAAAAGCTTCGGATTATTTTGTATTTAAACAAATAAATGCACAAGAGTTTGAACCAATTAAGATAAAAGCAAATAGAATCTCTTCAAATAAATATGAAATATTAGAAGGTTTACAAGAAAACGATGAAGTTATAAATAATGCCCTATTCTTACTTGATTCTGATGCTGTAACGAATGCTTTATATGAAACTGATAATGAAGATTGGTAA